In Lautropia mirabilis, one DNA window encodes the following:
- a CDS encoding Na+/H+ antiporter subunit E, which produces MKLLPAPLLSLSLLALWVMLQGSVDPGTVMLGALVAIMVPLMTQTLRPTRVRMRRPGKVLLLIGRVFVDVIRSNFEVAWHVWFFRSHPPRTQWVVIPLQLRTPAALAALSAIAAIVPGTVWSELSMDRSRLLFHVFHVPEGQDFAAWYKERYEVLLMEIFE; this is translated from the coding sequence ATGAAGCTGCTTCCGGCTCCGCTCCTGTCGCTGTCACTGCTGGCGCTGTGGGTGATGCTGCAGGGGTCGGTCGACCCGGGTACCGTGATGCTGGGGGCGCTGGTGGCCATCATGGTGCCGCTGATGACCCAGACGCTGCGGCCCACGCGGGTGCGCATGCGCCGGCCCGGCAAGGTGCTCCTGCTCATCGGGCGGGTGTTCGTGGACGTGATCCGCTCCAATTTCGAGGTGGCCTGGCATGTGTGGTTCTTCCGCAGCCATCCGCCGCGCACGCAGTGGGTGGTGATCCCGCTGCAGCTGCGGACACCCGCTGCGCTGGCGGCGCTGTCGGCCATTGCCGCCATCGTGCCCGGCACGGTCTGGAGCGAGCTGTCGATGGACCGCAGCCGGCTGCTGTTCCATGTCTTTCACGTTCCGGAAGGCCAGGACTTTGCGGCCTGGTACAAGGAACGCTATGAGGTGCTCCTGATGGAGATCTTCGAATGA